One window from the genome of Rhodohalobacter barkolensis encodes:
- a CDS encoding calcineurin-like phosphoesterase C-terminal domain-containing protein, translating into MKTVIRVIISALFFQLLLFTNPVFSQQWTAAPEIIGEGSDDDTVIGRVFHDANKNGLLDQGEKGVEGVLVSNGVDWVSTDDEGGYEINVKDDMNLAIVQPSGWRVPTDERMVPQFFYIYKEGGTGYDMRFGGLPDTGPAPAEVNFPLTRENTADDSFTCAVLGDSQAYSNEQVSWLRDGVIADVVDAGLTPEDCMIYLGDVVGDDLGLLDRILNISSVTGLPQWMVIGNHDIDFDARTNEDKSDSWRRIYGPNYYAFEKGEVLFVALDNVYYPCGEESVAAGRMNCAEDRGPSYNGRLTEEQFAWLEGLVDRTPEDRLIVLMHHIPFVSFVDATSGQHQTDELHRIHDIVEGRKALSLSGHTHELENLSPGEIFEGWTEQTGIGPLPFRHIIAGAASGAWYRGDFNVDGVPMALQRLGAPMGYLNLDFEGPDYKETYIGTGLSRDRGQWIGVNTPGFRHWFSTIMDWVGQDRSERNEVPPYSINDLPDTKILTPEDFEEGVWLTANVWAGSAETRVVAELPDGTELELTRTQEGEGEGVRTGAEYADPFVVARQLSVARFAFESQLGEERAQGFELFQGSRFGPAPPQPQGSIADRNMHLWRADLPELPNGVHSIRITSTDRHGRTFTDTITLEVMDMLPPKYWRHELWE; encoded by the coding sequence ATGAAAACTGTCATCCGAGTAATCATCTCAGCTCTGTTTTTCCAGCTTTTACTATTTACGAATCCGGTCTTTTCTCAGCAGTGGACTGCCGCTCCTGAAATCATCGGAGAGGGATCGGATGATGATACAGTAATAGGTCGCGTTTTCCACGATGCCAATAAAAACGGGTTGTTGGATCAAGGTGAAAAGGGAGTTGAAGGAGTACTGGTCTCAAATGGAGTGGATTGGGTGAGTACCGACGATGAAGGTGGATATGAAATCAATGTCAAAGATGATATGAACCTGGCCATTGTACAACCTTCAGGGTGGCGGGTTCCAACCGACGAGCGGATGGTGCCCCAGTTTTTTTATATCTACAAAGAAGGAGGTACGGGTTATGATATGAGATTTGGCGGGCTGCCCGATACAGGCCCGGCCCCGGCAGAGGTTAATTTTCCGCTCACCCGTGAAAATACAGCCGACGATTCGTTTACCTGCGCTGTGTTGGGCGACTCTCAGGCCTACTCCAATGAACAGGTGAGCTGGCTTCGAGATGGTGTGATAGCGGATGTTGTAGATGCAGGACTGACGCCGGAAGATTGCATGATCTATCTCGGTGATGTTGTAGGCGACGACCTGGGACTGCTCGATCGGATCCTGAATATTTCGTCAGTAACGGGCCTGCCCCAATGGATGGTGATCGGAAATCACGATATCGACTTTGATGCGCGTACGAACGAAGATAAATCAGACAGCTGGCGTCGGATTTACGGGCCTAACTATTATGCGTTTGAAAAAGGTGAGGTTCTGTTTGTTGCACTGGATAACGTCTACTATCCATGCGGAGAAGAGTCTGTGGCGGCCGGTCGGATGAATTGTGCGGAAGATCGCGGGCCAAGCTACAACGGACGGCTAACCGAGGAGCAGTTTGCCTGGCTTGAGGGTCTGGTAGATCGCACACCGGAGGATCGTCTGATCGTATTGATGCACCACATCCCTTTTGTGTCATTTGTGGATGCGACAAGCGGACAGCACCAAACGGACGAACTTCATCGCATACATGATATTGTAGAGGGACGAAAGGCGCTCTCATTGTCAGGCCACACGCACGAACTGGAAAATTTGTCGCCCGGAGAGATCTTTGAAGGCTGGACTGAGCAGACCGGTATTGGTCCGTTGCCGTTTCGTCACATCATTGCTGGTGCAGCATCCGGTGCCTGGTACCGCGGTGATTTTAACGTGGATGGCGTACCCATGGCACTCCAGCGACTGGGCGCACCGATGGGATATCTGAACCTGGATTTTGAGGGGCCAGATTACAAAGAGACTTATATCGGTACCGGATTGAGCCGGGATCGTGGCCAGTGGATCGGCGTAAACACTCCCGGTTTTCGTCACTGGTTCAGCACTATTATGGATTGGGTTGGTCAGGACCGCAGCGAGAGGAACGAGGTGCCGCCGTACTCCATCAATGACTTGCCGGACACTAAAATCCTGACCCCGGAAGATTTTGAAGAGGGTGTATGGCTGACAGCCAACGTTTGGGCCGGTTCTGCAGAAACACGAGTGGTTGCTGAGCTTCCCGACGGCACCGAACTCGAACTTACCCGTACCCAGGAAGGGGAGGGTGAAGGCGTTCGGACCGGTGCCGAATACGCTGATCCATTTGTAGTGGCACGCCAGCTATCGGTAGCGAGATTTGCATTTGAAAGTCAGCTTGGAGAGGAGAGAGCACAGGGTTTTGAGTTATTTCAGGGTTCACGATTTGGTCCGGCGCCGCCTCAGCCACAGGGATCCATCGCCGACCGAAATATGCACCTCTGGCGGGCAGACCTTCCTGAACTTCCAAATGGCGTACATTCCATCCGCATAACCAGCACCGACCGCCATGGCAGAACCTTCACCGATACCATAACACTCGAAGTAATGGACATGCTCCCGCCAAAATACTGGCGCCATGAGCTATGGGAGTGA
- a CDS encoding S46 family peptidase has product MMKSSSHLFTPIIAFLFLLTACATPQQATVPAQESSVQESEVQDTTETLLPEFEPVESSILDNGRMWTFEYAPVDYFAETYEFDPDEAWFEHARMSAVRIPGCSGSFVSDMGLVMTNHHCGRNQTTQIALEGENTLDNGFYAPTLSDERKIEDYYVDQLVEIRDVTDRILEEVDAVPADMQAAARQEAINRVQAEISEEVSDNGDRQVQVVSLFNGGRYSAYIFRRFTDIRMVMAPELQIGYFGGDSDNFTYPRYNLDMTFFRVYVDDEPYEPEFYFPFAEDGVEEGDGVFMIGNPGRTTRLNTVAQLAYTGTYDLPFRTSLFTRIIEGLEAYFEYDSSTPEAQQLRNTIFGLKNSQKLMGGQIMAHNDEYLMGRRVDNEQNFIEALNDSSELRDTYIPIIERIAEIQEEKAALAPYSQLSLGLSPNSFASAALLQRAYLYAMMDRIEDDEERKSALMNQIQSIGDKPPYLEKQLIISHLNFLADGLGADHPYLMEITNGQDYETVADRLIENSGFASSEQTAVLLDNPETAASDPAVSYFRTFGDPLFENSERMRELSQEEDELQTRLGRGWFAVYGTSIPPDATFSPRIQDGVVAGYEYNGTVAPAYTTFYGMYDRYHSHTDESEWDLPERWATPTSTMDLSTPVNFVSTNDIIGGNSGSPVVNINLEVVGLAFDGNVESMGSSTFILDDRSARAVSVDVRGMLEALRHVYDASRIVEELESSRD; this is encoded by the coding sequence ATGATGAAGTCATCCTCCCATCTATTCACACCCATCATAGCATTTTTGTTTCTGCTAACAGCCTGTGCAACTCCACAGCAGGCAACGGTACCGGCCCAGGAGTCATCGGTTCAGGAATCCGAGGTTCAGGATACTACTGAAACTCTTTTGCCGGAGTTTGAGCCGGTCGAGTCCTCTATCTTGGATAATGGCCGGATGTGGACCTTCGAATATGCACCTGTTGATTATTTTGCTGAAACCTATGAGTTCGATCCTGACGAAGCATGGTTTGAACACGCCCGTATGAGCGCTGTTCGTATTCCCGGTTGTTCCGGTTCGTTCGTATCAGATATGGGATTGGTCATGACCAATCACCACTGTGGTCGAAATCAAACCACTCAAATTGCACTGGAGGGTGAGAATACACTCGACAATGGTTTTTACGCACCCACGCTTTCTGATGAACGTAAAATCGAGGATTATTATGTGGATCAACTGGTAGAGATCCGTGATGTTACAGACCGAATTCTTGAAGAAGTAGATGCGGTTCCGGCAGATATGCAGGCAGCAGCACGACAGGAGGCGATCAACCGGGTGCAGGCCGAAATAAGTGAAGAGGTTTCTGATAATGGTGACCGGCAGGTACAGGTTGTTTCGCTTTTTAATGGCGGACGCTACTCCGCTTATATCTTTCGACGCTTCACCGATATCCGTATGGTGATGGCTCCGGAACTACAAATCGGTTATTTCGGGGGTGATTCAGACAATTTTACCTACCCTCGCTATAACCTGGATATGACATTTTTCCGTGTTTATGTGGATGACGAGCCCTATGAACCTGAATTCTACTTTCCGTTCGCCGAAGACGGTGTTGAAGAAGGAGATGGCGTATTTATGATTGGTAATCCCGGAAGGACGACCCGTCTTAATACTGTAGCTCAGCTTGCTTACACCGGCACGTACGACCTTCCGTTTCGTACAAGCCTGTTCACACGAATTATAGAAGGTCTGGAGGCATATTTTGAATACGATTCGTCCACTCCGGAGGCACAGCAGCTAAGAAATACCATTTTCGGCCTAAAGAACTCCCAAAAACTTATGGGAGGGCAAATTATGGCTCATAATGATGAGTACCTGATGGGCCGGCGGGTTGATAACGAACAGAATTTTATTGAGGCTTTGAATGATTCATCCGAGTTGCGGGATACCTACATTCCAATTATTGAACGGATTGCTGAGATACAAGAGGAAAAAGCTGCCCTTGCCCCGTATTCTCAGTTATCACTGGGTCTCTCACCGAACTCTTTTGCTTCTGCTGCATTGCTGCAACGAGCCTATTTGTACGCTATGATGGATCGCATAGAGGATGATGAAGAAAGAAAATCAGCCTTAATGAACCAGATTCAAAGCATTGGCGACAAACCTCCGTATCTTGAAAAACAGTTAATTATTTCCCATTTGAACTTTCTTGCTGACGGACTTGGTGCTGATCATCCATACTTAATGGAGATCACAAATGGACAGGATTATGAAACCGTTGCCGACCGGTTGATTGAAAATTCCGGGTTTGCCTCATCCGAACAAACAGCGGTACTACTTGATAATCCCGAGACCGCAGCATCAGATCCGGCTGTATCTTATTTCAGAACATTTGGCGATCCTCTGTTTGAGAATTCCGAGCGCATGCGGGAACTATCACAGGAAGAAGATGAGCTTCAGACACGGCTTGGCCGGGGGTGGTTTGCTGTTTACGGAACTAGCATCCCGCCAGATGCAACATTCTCTCCCAGAATTCAGGATGGTGTTGTAGCCGGTTATGAGTATAACGGAACTGTAGCTCCAGCCTACACAACGTTTTATGGTATGTACGATCGCTATCATTCACATACAGATGAATCTGAATGGGACTTGCCAGAACGCTGGGCCACCCCTACTTCCACAATGGATCTTTCCACACCTGTTAATTTTGTATCCACGAATGATATCATTGGCGGGAATTCGGGTTCACCTGTTGTGAATATCAATCTGGAGGTTGTTGGACTGGCTTTCGATGGTAACGTGGAGAGTATGGGGTCAAGCACATTTATTCTTGATGATCGCAGTGCACGTGCCGTATCTGTTGATGTGCGAGGAATGCTTGAGGCACTCCGGCATGTCTATGATGCATCACGAATTGTGGAAGAGTTGGAAAGCTCCAGAGATTGA
- a CDS encoding porin family protein, producing the protein MVKTVYEITQLTLSFITLLLIIGFTSIDVQAQDVSYGLKGGMNFTTHYDSDFETDAIATFRIGAFTNVPLGNTPFSFQPEVFYYQNGSKSSFQSDDIVYTGTYRTDYIKVPLLLAYSPDVFKQLQTKFFTGPSVSFLIRSKFSESSRDIDLADMTDNVEIGLLGGLELKAPSLSERISLELRFSRGLSEIYDSGFNFLSNSEFSRPNRNTAISILLGFTF; encoded by the coding sequence ATGGTCAAAACTGTCTACGAAATTACTCAACTGACTCTCTCCTTCATAACTCTGCTGCTAATTATTGGGTTCACATCCATAGACGTTCAGGCACAAGATGTTTCTTACGGCCTGAAGGGAGGAATGAATTTCACAACTCATTACGATTCCGATTTTGAAACTGATGCCATTGCCACTTTTCGAATTGGAGCTTTTACCAATGTACCTTTGGGAAACACACCTTTCAGCTTTCAGCCTGAAGTTTTCTATTACCAGAACGGTTCAAAATCAAGCTTTCAATCCGATGACATTGTATATACAGGAACATATCGTACAGATTATATCAAAGTACCGCTGCTACTTGCATATTCGCCGGACGTATTCAAGCAACTTCAGACAAAATTCTTTACCGGACCCTCTGTTTCATTTTTGATCCGCTCAAAGTTTTCAGAGTCTTCCCGTGATATAGACTTGGCAGACATGACGGACAATGTAGAAATCGGCCTCCTTGGTGGGTTGGAATTGAAGGCTCCCTCTCTATCTGAAAGAATAAGCCTCGAACTTCGGTTCAGTCGGGGTTTATCAGAAATTTATGATTCAGGTTTCAATTTCTTAAGTAACAGTGAATTTTCAAGGCCCAATCGAAACACTGCAATTTCAATCCTGTTGGGATTTACGTTCTGA